Proteins from a genomic interval of Arthrobacter sp. CAN_C5:
- a CDS encoding tripartite tricarboxylate transporter TctB family protein — MSTHPPEAQASGARTAAGRPIGEIIFAAGILSLGILGFVAGADIRTPPSATGIGPREFPFIVSGLLVVLGAAIIVQLLRGHRGAPEEGEDVDLNVKTDWLTVAKLVGFVALHILLIVPTGWPVAAAVLFFGASWTLGALSWWKSAVIAIVMALVLQFVFAGLLGVSLPAGFLLEGAEIFNG, encoded by the coding sequence ATGAGTACCCACCCACCAGAGGCACAGGCCAGCGGCGCGCGGACCGCCGCTGGCCGGCCCATCGGAGAGATCATTTTCGCAGCAGGGATCCTGAGTCTCGGCATTCTCGGTTTTGTGGCCGGCGCCGATATCCGGACGCCCCCGTCGGCAACCGGGATTGGCCCACGGGAGTTCCCGTTCATCGTGTCCGGTCTGCTCGTGGTCCTCGGGGCCGCGATCATCGTTCAGTTGTTGCGTGGCCATCGCGGCGCTCCTGAAGAGGGCGAGGATGTCGACCTCAACGTGAAGACCGACTGGCTGACCGTTGCCAAGCTTGTCGGGTTCGTGGCGCTGCACATCCTGCTCATCGTCCCGACGGGTTGGCCCGTTGCCGCTGCGGTGCTCTTTTTCGGTGCAAGCTGGACGCTCGGCGCCCTGTCCTGGTGGAAGAGCGCGGTCATCGCCATCGTGATGGCCCTGGTGCTGCAGTTTGTGTTTGCCGGTCTGTTGGGCGTCTCCCTCCCCGCCGGGTTCCTCCTGGAAGGGGCTGAAATCTTCAATGGATAA
- a CDS encoding tripartite tricarboxylate transporter substrate-binding protein: MKLGAVAEDEHAAHPPPVHHGPVSLREQHPLTDQHGGLNGTFGIEHPRKALSACGDSGAETPEGGIDRLNIVVPADPGGGWDQTGRAIQTDLEENDLVGSASVENVGGAGGTNGLTRLATEQDPNTLMVMGYVMVGAVETNAAETRIEDTTPIARLTDEPLVVVVPAESPYQTIEDLVADIEENGQAVSVTGGSAGGADHILAGMILEAEGVAPDKLNYIPYSGGGESLAALLGNQVSAGISGVGEYAEQVKAGTVRALAVSGEEPAGQIPEVETLTDQGIDVVLTNWRGVVAPGSIDEEQAAALTDLITELHETESWQETLTENNWRTPSSPARSSPPSSKRTSKRSRRP, translated from the coding sequence GTGAAGCTCGGTGCGGTCGCGGAGGATGAGCACGCTGCCCACCCGCCGCCCGTCCACCACGGCCCGGTTAGCCTGCGCGAGCAGCACCCGCTCACCGACCAGCACGGTGGTCTCAATGGCACCTTCGGAATCGAGCATCCCCGCAAGGCCCTATCCGCCTGCGGCGACAGCGGCGCCGAGACCCCCGAGGGCGGAATCGACCGCCTGAATATCGTTGTACCGGCAGACCCGGGCGGCGGCTGGGACCAGACGGGCCGCGCCATTCAGACCGATCTCGAAGAAAACGATCTTGTGGGCAGCGCCTCGGTGGAGAACGTCGGCGGTGCCGGCGGCACGAACGGCTTGACCCGCCTGGCGACCGAACAGGATCCCAACACGCTGATGGTGATGGGCTACGTCATGGTTGGTGCGGTTGAGACCAACGCGGCCGAGACCCGCATCGAGGACACCACGCCGATCGCGCGGCTCACCGACGAGCCGCTGGTCGTCGTCGTACCCGCCGAATCGCCGTACCAGACCATCGAGGATCTGGTCGCCGATATCGAAGAGAACGGCCAGGCTGTCTCAGTTACCGGCGGCTCCGCCGGCGGCGCCGACCACATCCTCGCAGGCATGATCCTCGAGGCCGAGGGCGTGGCCCCCGACAAACTGAACTACATCCCGTACTCCGGCGGCGGTGAGTCGTTGGCTGCCCTCCTGGGCAACCAGGTATCTGCGGGTATCTCGGGTGTCGGCGAATACGCCGAGCAGGTCAAGGCGGGCACAGTGCGTGCCCTTGCAGTGTCCGGTGAGGAACCAGCAGGCCAGATCCCCGAGGTCGAGACCTTGACCGACCAGGGCATCGATGTGGTCCTGACCAACTGGCGCGGCGTCGTCGCCCCGGGCTCGATCGACGAGGAGCAGGCTGCAGCGCTGACCGACCTGATCACTGAGCTGCACGAGACGGAGTCGTGGCAGGAAACCCTCACCGAGAACAACTGGCGGACGCCTTCCTCACCGGCGAGGAGTTCGCCACCTTCCTCGAAGAGGACATCGAAACGGTCAAGACGACCCTGA
- a CDS encoding fructose-specific PTS transporter subunit EIIC, translating to MAQLITTELVSLDQDLGSDRSQVIRRLADQVAATGRATGADGLYADALAREEKTATGIPGGIAIPHCRSTSVTEPTLAMARLNPAVDFGAKDGPADLIFFIAAPDGADQEHLKLLSKLARSLIKKDFTAALRSADTEQDVVDLVQGALDAGPRQSSQSTQAASAAPTSSGAGEPATQSKPRRIVAVTACPTGIAHTYMAADSLVAAAKERGVDLQVETQGSSGATPLPADVIAAADAVIFAVDVDVRDRNRFAGKPVITSPVKRGIDEPGMMVDEALAAADNPNARRVQGNTDAQSQQTDDGGGEGVGRQLKRALLTGVSYMIPFVAGGGLLIALGFLLAGYEIALSNADGVGNADAMLTQYTLLNLPPEGLAAFLGAVFFKIGGLSMGFLIPALAGYIAYALADRPGIAPGFVAGAVAGFMGAGFLGGIVGGLLAGYIAMMIGRIKVPRWLRSLMPVVIIPLLASIAASGLMILVLGGPIASLTTALNDWLSGMTGAAAVLLGVILGLMMAIDLGGPINKVAYSFAVAGLGAGAIANQAPWQIMAAVMAAGMVPPLAMALATVLDRRRFSVAERENGKAAWLLGAAFISEGAIPFAAVDPLRVIPASMLGSAVTGAIIMRSGVTSQAPHGGIFVFFAIGNVAMFVVAVIAGTIISALTVVALKRFATRKTEDAPVAETVAA from the coding sequence ATGGCACAGCTGATTACAACTGAGCTCGTCTCACTGGATCAGGACCTGGGCTCTGACCGTTCGCAGGTGATCCGTCGGCTCGCCGATCAGGTTGCCGCCACGGGCCGGGCGACCGGCGCGGACGGCCTCTACGCCGACGCGCTTGCCCGGGAAGAGAAGACCGCCACCGGCATTCCGGGCGGCATCGCCATCCCGCACTGCCGGTCCACCTCAGTCACCGAGCCAACACTCGCGATGGCCCGGTTGAATCCGGCCGTGGACTTCGGCGCCAAGGACGGCCCGGCAGACCTGATCTTCTTCATCGCGGCACCCGACGGCGCGGACCAGGAGCACCTGAAGTTGCTCTCGAAACTGGCCCGCTCCCTCATCAAGAAGGACTTCACAGCGGCACTGCGTTCCGCGGACACTGAACAGGACGTGGTTGACCTCGTCCAGGGTGCGCTCGACGCCGGTCCCCGGCAAAGCAGCCAGTCAACACAGGCAGCCTCGGCAGCACCAACCTCATCCGGAGCTGGCGAACCTGCCACCCAGTCGAAGCCCCGCCGGATCGTCGCTGTCACCGCCTGCCCCACCGGCATCGCCCACACCTACATGGCAGCCGATTCACTGGTTGCCGCCGCAAAGGAACGCGGGGTGGACCTTCAGGTCGAAACCCAGGGCTCCTCCGGTGCCACTCCGCTGCCGGCGGACGTAATCGCCGCGGCAGATGCCGTGATCTTCGCCGTCGACGTGGACGTGCGCGACCGGAACCGTTTCGCGGGAAAGCCCGTCATCACATCCCCCGTCAAACGGGGAATTGACGAGCCCGGAATGATGGTCGACGAGGCGCTGGCCGCCGCCGACAACCCAAACGCACGACGCGTCCAGGGAAACACCGACGCCCAGTCACAGCAGACCGACGACGGCGGCGGCGAAGGCGTCGGACGCCAGCTTAAGCGCGCACTCCTCACCGGTGTCAGCTACATGATTCCCTTCGTGGCCGGTGGCGGTCTCCTGATCGCGCTTGGCTTCCTGCTGGCTGGCTACGAAATTGCCCTGTCGAACGCCGATGGTGTCGGTAATGCCGATGCAATGCTGACCCAGTACACCCTGCTCAATCTGCCGCCGGAGGGCCTCGCCGCCTTCCTCGGTGCGGTCTTCTTCAAAATCGGTGGCCTGTCGATGGGCTTCCTCATCCCGGCACTCGCCGGTTACATAGCCTATGCGCTGGCTGACCGGCCAGGTATCGCTCCCGGCTTTGTTGCCGGTGCAGTGGCTGGGTTCATGGGGGCAGGTTTCCTCGGCGGTATCGTCGGCGGCCTGCTCGCCGGCTACATCGCCATGATGATCGGCCGGATCAAGGTACCACGCTGGCTCCGCAGCCTGATGCCCGTGGTGATCATCCCGCTCCTGGCCTCCATCGCCGCGTCAGGGCTGATGATCCTCGTCCTCGGCGGGCCAATCGCTTCACTCACCACCGCCCTGAATGACTGGCTCTCCGGCATGACCGGCGCAGCAGCAGTCCTTCTAGGAGTGATTCTCGGCCTCATGATGGCCATCGACCTGGGCGGACCAATCAACAAGGTCGCCTACTCCTTCGCCGTCGCCGGACTGGGCGCCGGGGCTATTGCCAACCAGGCCCCATGGCAGATCATGGCAGCAGTCATGGCTGCTGGAATGGTCCCACCGCTGGCCATGGCACTCGCCACCGTGCTGGACCGCCGTCGCTTCTCGGTGGCTGAACGGGAGAATGGAAAGGCTGCCTGGTTGCTGGGTGCCGCGTTCATCTCCGAAGGCGCGATTCCCTTTGCAGCGGTCGATCCGCTGCGTGTCATTCCCGCCAGCATGCTGGGCTCAGCAGTGACTGGCGCCATCATCATGCGCTCCGGGGTCACCTCACAGGCACCGCACGGTGGCATCTTCGTCTTCTTTGCCATCGGGAATGTCGCTATGTTTGTGGTGGCTGTCATTGCGGGCACGATTATCTCGGCACTCACGGTGGTAGCCCTGAAACGCTTCGCCACGCGGAAAACCGAAGACGCTCCTGTTGCCGAGACGGTCGCCGCCTAA
- a CDS encoding ATP-binding protein: protein MLILRDRTELHQLLQDLDGARDVTQALRVQAHEFSNKMHVISGLLELGRTEQAVDFITRSGHGGSVVSGDLCPGITDPDAASLLMAKSTIGEEKNIQVIIDGSSTLHPDGTTDQVTILGNLIDNAMEAVGSNGTIHVSTAADDSGCVITVSDDGPGVPDGLRERIFESGVTTKAEGPSAARGFGLSLLLRVAQRRHGRIEVGTSPLGGAEFRVRLAAVPRPVAVGGVKQQ, encoded by the coding sequence GTGCTCATCCTCCGCGACCGCACCGAGCTTCACCAGCTGCTGCAGGATCTGGATGGCGCGCGCGATGTCACCCAGGCGCTACGGGTGCAGGCACACGAATTCTCCAACAAGATGCACGTCATCTCGGGGCTGCTGGAGCTTGGCCGGACCGAGCAGGCGGTTGACTTCATCACCCGTTCCGGCCACGGCGGTTCGGTGGTCTCCGGCGATCTCTGCCCGGGAATCACCGACCCCGATGCCGCCAGTCTCCTGATGGCGAAGAGTACGATCGGTGAGGAAAAGAACATTCAGGTGATCATCGACGGTAGTTCGACGCTCCACCCGGACGGAACCACCGACCAGGTGACCATCCTGGGGAACCTGATCGATAACGCAATGGAGGCGGTCGGCTCTAATGGAACCATCCACGTTTCCACCGCCGCTGACGACTCAGGGTGCGTGATCACGGTGTCCGACGACGGCCCCGGCGTACCCGACGGGCTGCGGGAGCGTATCTTCGAAAGCGGTGTCACGACCAAGGCTGAGGGACCCTCCGCCGCGCGCGGGTTCGGGCTTTCCCTCCTCCTTCGGGTGGCGCAACGCCGTCATGGGCGGATCGAGGTGGGCACCTCCCCGCTCGGTGGAGCCGAATTCCGGGTCAGGCTCGCTGCGGTCCCGCGGCCCGTCGCGGTAGGCGGTGTGAAACAGCAGTGA
- a CDS encoding response regulator: MTQLIRTAVIDDDREVAGVHTGFLMAHGGFEVVGVAYTGADGLELISSRRPELVLLDIHLPDLSGIEVLRAARNLTGDPVDIIAITAARELETVRAAMAGGVLHYLVKPFNSKVLLERLDQYVTHRRHILEHSAGNSPALDQAVIDRLLVPTQEHRAGAGMKVQASLPKGLSVPTLEAVIGDLRSNPEGSSASEVALRLGLARVSARRYLEYLVAREQAKITPRYGAAGRPEKRYAWTG; encoded by the coding sequence GTGACCCAGTTGATCCGTACGGCCGTCATCGACGACGACCGCGAAGTCGCAGGGGTGCACACCGGGTTCCTGATGGCACACGGCGGCTTTGAGGTGGTGGGCGTCGCCTACACAGGTGCCGACGGACTCGAACTCATTTCCAGCCGCCGCCCGGAACTGGTGTTGCTCGACATTCACTTGCCTGACCTGTCGGGAATCGAGGTCCTTCGTGCTGCCCGCAATCTCACCGGCGACCCGGTGGACATCATCGCCATCACTGCGGCCCGCGAACTGGAAACTGTCCGCGCAGCAATGGCCGGCGGGGTACTGCACTATCTGGTCAAGCCGTTCAACTCCAAGGTTCTCCTCGAGCGTCTTGATCAGTACGTTACCCATCGCCGGCACATTCTCGAGCACAGCGCAGGAAACTCTCCGGCGCTGGACCAGGCGGTGATTGACCGGCTCCTGGTGCCGACTCAGGAGCACCGCGCTGGCGCCGGGATGAAAGTCCAGGCCTCACTGCCGAAGGGCCTATCGGTGCCGACCCTGGAGGCAGTGATCGGGGACCTGCGCTCCAACCCGGAGGGCTCCTCAGCGTCGGAGGTTGCGCTAAGGCTCGGTCTGGCACGGGTCAGCGCCCGGCGATACCTGGAGTACCTGGTCGCCCGGGAGCAGGCCAAGATCACGCCACGATATGGAGCCGCGGGTCGGCCGGAGAAGCGCTACGCCTGGACCGGCTGA
- a CDS encoding DeoR/GlpR family DNA-binding transcription regulator — MFAEERHSRIATLVADEGRVSVTELSERFNITKETVRRDLALLEDAGVLRRVHGGAVSGANNSTSELSLNSRESQHQPEKARIAKAALAMIPDAGSIVLDAGTTTGHLAELLACETRDDLVVITHAVPVAFAIAASSLHLELVGGRVRGLTSAAVGSHTIDRFNGYRPDIAFIGANGVHSTFGLSTPDPDEASVKTAIVRSARRVIAVVDASKLEQETLVGFASLTDIDTLVTDQEPPPTLAAALADADVEVVLA, encoded by the coding sequence GTGTTCGCCGAAGAACGCCACAGCAGGATCGCCACCCTCGTGGCTGACGAGGGACGGGTCAGTGTCACCGAACTCTCGGAACGATTCAATATCACCAAGGAAACAGTCAGACGGGACCTCGCACTCCTTGAGGACGCGGGAGTCCTGCGCCGTGTCCACGGTGGGGCGGTAAGCGGTGCGAACAACAGCACCAGCGAGCTGAGCTTGAACAGCCGGGAGAGCCAGCACCAGCCGGAGAAGGCGCGGATCGCCAAGGCCGCCCTCGCCATGATCCCGGATGCCGGCTCCATCGTGCTCGACGCCGGCACCACCACCGGCCACCTGGCCGAACTCCTTGCCTGCGAGACCCGTGACGACCTGGTGGTTATTACGCACGCCGTACCGGTCGCCTTCGCGATCGCTGCATCTTCACTGCACCTCGAACTCGTTGGTGGACGCGTACGCGGACTGACCAGTGCGGCCGTCGGAAGCCACACCATCGACCGGTTCAACGGCTACCGCCCCGACATTGCCTTCATTGGAGCCAATGGGGTTCACTCAACCTTCGGGCTCAGCACGCCGGACCCGGATGAGGCGTCAGTCAAGACGGCGATCGTACGGTCTGCCCGCCGGGTCATCGCTGTCGTGGACGCCTCGAAACTGGAACAGGAAACGCTGGTCGGGTTCGCGTCACTGACCGACATCGACACGCTGGTCACCGACCAGGAACCGCCGCCCACTCTGGCTGCGGCCCTGGCCGACGCCGACGTCGAGGTGGTTCTCGCGTGA
- a CDS encoding 1-phosphofructokinase family hexose kinase, translated as MIITLTVNPSLDRTVELSQILTRGEVQRATAAHQESGGKGVNVCRALTVSGVASTAVLPGDTDDPVLAGLRAAGVPFRSLPIGTPLRSNITLTEPDGTTTKVNEPGPHLSRTQLDDLLEMVVTECAGASWLVLAGSLPPGVPSTFYATVIDTVRTRFGDLSPLIAIDSSGAPLTDSLATGITPDLLKPNAEELAELSGVADGEALEADPALAATAATALVGTGVGAVLATLGARGALLVTGTESWQATHPPVAARSTVGAGDSALAGYLLAHTAGQSPEDCLKQAVAHGSAAAALPGSTVPALHQTTPGAVVTQRLPHITTSTHTPLDAPLPKEEDQWHS; from the coding sequence GTGATCATCACCCTGACGGTTAATCCAAGCCTCGACCGGACAGTTGAGCTGTCCCAGATCCTCACCCGCGGCGAGGTGCAGCGCGCTACCGCGGCCCACCAGGAATCCGGCGGGAAGGGTGTCAATGTGTGCCGGGCACTGACGGTCTCTGGCGTGGCCTCAACCGCCGTCCTTCCGGGAGACACCGATGACCCGGTGCTCGCAGGACTCCGGGCGGCGGGTGTGCCTTTCCGCAGCCTTCCGATCGGGACTCCCCTGCGCAGCAACATCACCTTGACCGAGCCCGACGGAACCACGACAAAGGTCAACGAACCCGGGCCTCACCTCTCCCGCACCCAACTCGACGACCTCCTGGAAATGGTGGTGACCGAGTGTGCGGGGGCCTCCTGGCTGGTGCTCGCCGGCTCCCTCCCACCCGGTGTTCCCAGCACGTTCTACGCCACGGTGATCGACACCGTGCGCACCCGGTTCGGCGACCTCTCGCCGCTGATCGCCATCGACTCGTCGGGTGCACCGCTCACCGATAGCCTGGCCACCGGGATCACACCGGATCTCCTGAAACCCAACGCCGAGGAACTCGCCGAGCTGAGCGGCGTGGCGGACGGCGAAGCGCTTGAGGCCGACCCGGCCCTGGCCGCAACAGCTGCCACCGCGCTGGTGGGTACCGGCGTCGGAGCGGTCCTGGCGACGCTCGGGGCCCGCGGGGCACTCCTGGTCACCGGCACCGAATCGTGGCAGGCGACGCACCCGCCGGTCGCGGCCCGGTCCACCGTTGGCGCCGGGGATTCCGCCCTCGCCGGGTATTTGCTGGCACACACCGCCGGCCAGTCCCCCGAGGACTGCCTGAAGCAGGCGGTCGCCCACGGTTCCGCGGCGGCCGCACTGCCCGGCTCGACAGTTCCAGCTCTGCACCAGACCACACCGGGCGCCGTCGTTACCCAGCGCCTTCCACACATCACCACCTCAACCCACACCCCGCTCGATGCACCACTTCCAAAGGAGGAGGATCAATGGCACAGCTGA
- a CDS encoding DUF6458 family protein codes for MRIGSSIVLIALGAILAFAVADGVDFVDLALVGYILMGVGVLGLIISLVMNAPRSQRRVSESRSVQDPNTGETVTRNETRDGGI; via the coding sequence ATGAGAATCGGTTCGTCAATCGTCCTTATTGCACTGGGTGCAATTCTTGCTTTTGCTGTCGCGGATGGCGTTGACTTCGTCGACCTCGCCCTGGTGGGCTACATCCTGATGGGTGTCGGAGTGCTTGGCCTCATCATTTCATTGGTGATGAACGCTCCGCGCAGCCAACGGCGGGTCTCCGAATCCCGATCCGTTCAAGATCCGAACACGGGCGAGACCGTTACCCGCAATGAGACACGCGACGGCGGCATCTAA
- the ptsP gene encoding phosphoenolpyruvate--protein phosphotransferase, whose product MTKLTGVGVSPGRVIGPVLQMPGRAREPLQGETWGADTTAEAETVRLKAASKAVQAELKRRADAASKDASAVLEATAMMAADPMLLKSATKLINAGTSAERAVWEAGSAVAEMLLSLGGYMAERTQDVHDVRARLVAELRGLPAPGIPTSDRPFILAAEDLAPADTATLDATKVLALITSSGGPQSHTAILARALGLPAVVAASGAEAIEAGTEVYVDGAAGSICTDPGDEERALAARWVEQSAALGTFNGTGATADGHPVPLLANVGSGKDARAAAAAGAEGVGLLRTEFCFLDRETEPSPDEQAAAYQEVFDAFPGSKVVVRTLDAGADKPLPFLTDATEPNPALGVRGYRTGSVSPGVLTRQLKAIARAAADSEAEVWVMAPMISTAAEAQAFGEMCLAEGLNRPGVMVEVPSAALTSEAILQHVGFASLGTNDLTQYTMAADRQLGQLAALNDSWQPAVLQLVKHTVAGAESAAASAATEKPVGVCGEAAADPALAVVLVGLGVSTLSMSARALPTVAAVLASVTRHEAQELAALALAATTAEQGRSMVRERLPILETLGQ is encoded by the coding sequence ATGACGAAACTTACCGGAGTCGGGGTTAGCCCCGGCCGCGTAATCGGGCCGGTCCTGCAGATGCCAGGCAGGGCCCGGGAGCCACTCCAGGGCGAAACCTGGGGGGCGGACACCACGGCCGAGGCCGAGACTGTGCGTCTGAAGGCGGCGTCCAAGGCGGTCCAGGCCGAGTTGAAGCGCCGCGCCGACGCCGCATCGAAGGACGCAAGCGCGGTGCTGGAGGCCACCGCCATGATGGCGGCCGACCCCATGTTGCTGAAGTCGGCAACCAAGCTCATCAATGCGGGCACCTCAGCGGAGCGGGCGGTATGGGAAGCCGGTTCAGCGGTCGCCGAGATGCTGCTCAGTCTCGGCGGCTACATGGCCGAGCGTACCCAGGACGTCCACGACGTGCGTGCCCGGCTGGTAGCCGAACTTCGCGGGCTACCGGCCCCCGGCATTCCCACCTCGGATAGGCCGTTCATCCTCGCTGCAGAAGACCTTGCCCCGGCTGATACCGCAACTCTCGATGCGACCAAGGTACTGGCGCTGATCACCAGCAGCGGCGGCCCACAGTCGCATACGGCAATCCTGGCCCGTGCGCTGGGGCTGCCGGCCGTCGTGGCTGCCTCAGGTGCCGAGGCCATCGAGGCCGGAACCGAGGTGTACGTGGACGGCGCGGCCGGCAGCATCTGCACCGACCCCGGCGATGAGGAGCGCGCTCTGGCAGCCAGGTGGGTGGAGCAGTCAGCTGCGCTGGGCACGTTCAACGGTACGGGCGCCACCGCCGATGGGCATCCTGTGCCGCTGCTGGCGAACGTGGGTTCCGGCAAGGATGCCCGGGCGGCGGCCGCGGCCGGCGCCGAAGGTGTCGGCCTGCTGCGCACCGAGTTCTGTTTCCTGGACCGGGAGACCGAGCCGAGCCCCGACGAGCAGGCGGCAGCCTACCAGGAGGTTTTCGACGCGTTCCCCGGCAGCAAAGTGGTGGTCAGGACGCTCGACGCCGGCGCGGACAAGCCGCTGCCGTTCCTCACCGACGCAACGGAACCCAATCCGGCGCTCGGTGTACGGGGCTACCGGACCGGATCGGTCAGCCCCGGCGTGCTCACCCGCCAGCTAAAGGCGATCGCCCGGGCAGCTGCTGACTCAGAGGCCGAAGTGTGGGTGATGGCACCAATGATTTCGACGGCCGCCGAGGCCCAGGCGTTCGGGGAGATGTGCCTCGCCGAGGGGCTGAACCGCCCTGGCGTGATGGTCGAGGTGCCGTCAGCCGCGCTGACCTCCGAAGCCATCCTCCAGCACGTCGGGTTTGCCTCACTGGGAACCAATGACCTCACCCAGTACACCATGGCGGCCGACCGCCAGCTGGGCCAGCTCGCCGCACTGAACGATTCCTGGCAACCAGCTGTTTTACAGCTCGTCAAACACACCGTTGCGGGGGCCGAATCGGCCGCCGCCAGCGCAGCCACCGAGAAGCCGGTGGGTGTGTGCGGCGAGGCTGCAGCGGATCCGGCCCTCGCCGTCGTACTCGTAGGGCTGGGGGTGTCGACCCTCTCCATGTCAGCGAGGGCGCTGCCCACTGTCGCTGCGGTGCTGGCCTCGGTGACCCGCCACGAAGCTCAGGAACTTGCCGCCCTGGCCCTCGCCGCGACCACCGCCGAACAGGGACGCAGCATGGTCCGTGAACGGCTCCCCATTCTGGAAACCTTGGGCCAGTAA
- a CDS encoding GlsB/YeaQ/YmgE family stress response membrane protein, which produces MGFFAFLLLGLIAGAIAKLILPGKQAGGWIITLILGVVGALLGGWIGSALFGADMNEFFSLESWLLAIGGALIVLVVYGAITGRNNKSRA; this is translated from the coding sequence ATGGGTTTCTTCGCATTCCTTCTTCTAGGCCTCATCGCTGGCGCAATCGCCAAGCTCATCCTTCCCGGCAAGCAGGCCGGTGGCTGGATCATCACCCTCATCCTAGGTGTCGTCGGTGCACTGCTCGGCGGCTGGATCGGCAGCGCACTGTTCGGTGCCGACATGAACGAATTCTTCTCGCTTGAGTCATGGCTGCTGGCCATCGGCGGCGCCTTGATCGTGCTCGTCGTTTACGGTGCCATCACCGGCCGCAACAACAAGTCACGCGCCTAA
- a CDS encoding HPr family phosphocarrier protein: MSERKATVASRVGLHARPAAIFAEAAGELPLEVTIALDGEPAEDAMDASSILSLMGLGASHGDVVVLRADGDGAEEALESLAKILETDHDA, from the coding sequence ATGTCAGAACGCAAAGCCACAGTCGCAAGCCGGGTTGGCCTGCACGCCCGCCCCGCAGCCATCTTCGCCGAGGCGGCGGGTGAGCTTCCCCTGGAGGTCACCATTGCCCTGGACGGCGAACCGGCAGAGGACGCGATGGACGCATCGAGCATCCTGTCCCTGATGGGGCTCGGGGCCTCCCACGGCGACGTCGTCGTGCTTCGTGCAGACGGCGACGGTGCCGAGGAGGCCCTCGAGTCCCTGGCGAAGATCCTGGAAACTGACCACGACGCCTAG